The following are encoded together in the Chiloscyllium plagiosum isolate BGI_BamShark_2017 chromosome 19, ASM401019v2, whole genome shotgun sequence genome:
- the fezf1 gene encoding fez family zinc finger protein 1 encodes MDNSYPQRYRADKILGATSTERESLQAGDGMLSTSKPLAFSIERIMARTPEPKRLPSPTALQGSLCKGEPKHVFHLNSSVPCMIPLVPLAYDPRSKVGPGAPEPRKSHPESPYECGRAAGGRLSPPLEQYRVIRPRVVHQSSFQAMGALCYLNCGESPCPSPATIFNMHPMASYLLGSPLGLPQKAVLGDRNKLVLQPPPLPPPPVGAERYPAAAFKELSPAQLQHYVKESAQFLSEKLHLKHSSKLSNSSQNSKPKVFTCEVCGKVFNAHYNLTRHMPVHTGARPFVCKVCGKGFRQASTLCRHKIIHTQEKPHKCNQCGKAFNRSSTLNTHTRIHAGYKPFVCEFCGKGFHQKGNYKNHKLTHSGEKQFKCSICNKAFHQIYNLTFHMHTHNDKKPFTCSACGKGFCRNFDLKKHVRKLHDNCPGPRPSAADMSGEEQTRK; translated from the exons ATGGACAACTCTTATCCTCAGCGCTACCGTGCAGATAAGATCCTGGGAGCCACTTCCACAGAAAGGGAGAGTCTACAAGCTGGAGACGGGATGCTCAGCACTTCCAAACCCTTGGCTTTCTCGATCGAGCGAATTATGGCCCGGACTCCGGAACCAAAGCGGCTTCCTTCGCCAACCGCGCTGCAAGGCTCACTGTGCAAGGGCGAGCCCAAGCATGTGTTCCACCTGAACTCCTCGGTGCCCTGCATGATCCCCCTAGTGCCCTTGGCTTACGACCCTCGCTCCAAAGTTGGCCCCGGCGCCCCGGAGCCCCGCAAGAGCCACCCGGAGAGTCCCTACGAGTGCGGCCGAGCGGCCGGCGGCAGACTCTCGCCTCCGCTGGAGCAGTACAGGGTCATCCGGCCCCGGGTGGTGCACCAGTCTTCCTTCCAAGCCATGGGGGCCCTGTGCTACCTGAACTGCGGCGAGAGCCCGTGCCCCTCGCCGGCCACCATCTTCAACATGCACCCGATGGCCTCTTACCTGCTGGGCTCCCCGCTGGGGCTGCCCCAGAAAGCGGTGCTCGGTGACCGGAACAAGCTGGTTTTGCAGCCGCCGCCTCTGCCTCCGCCGCCGGTTGGAGCGGAGAGATATCCCGCCGCGGCGTTCAAGGAGCTCTCACCCGCTCAGCTGCAGCATTATGTCAAGGAGAGCGCCCAGTTCCTCTCGGAGAAACTCCACCTGAAACATTCCTCCAAACTCAGCAACTCCTCGCAGAACAGCAAGCCCAAAGTGTTCACCTGTGAAGTCTGCGGCAAG GTCTTTAATGCACATTATAATTTAACCCGTCACATGCCGGTGCACACTGGAGCTCGTCCATTCGTTTGCAAAGTGTGCGGCAAGGGATTCCGTCAGGCCAGCACGCTGTGCCGACACAAGATCATTCACACCCAG GAGAAACCGCACAAATGCAACCAATGTGGAAAAGCGTTTAACAGGAGTTCCACACTCAACACTCACACCCGAATCCACGCGGGCTACAAACCCTTTGTCTGCGAGTTCTGTGGGAAAGGGTTTCACCAAAAAG GTAACTACAAGAACCACAAACTGACGCACAGCGGAGAGAAGCAGTTTAAATGCAGTATCTGCAACAAAGCTTTCCACCAAATCTACAACCTCACCTTCCACATGCACACTCACAACGACAAGAAACCCTTCACCTGCTCTGCCTGCGGCAAAGGCTTCTGCCGGAACTTTGATCTTAAAAAGCACGTCAGGAAATTACATGATAACTGCCCGGGACCCCGTCCCTCGGCAGCGGACATGTCGGGAGAGGAGCAGACTCGGAAATAA